A single window of Psychrobacter raelei DNA harbors:
- the nhaC gene encoding Na+/H+ antiporter NhaC translates to MIKKKPYDPEVKGYRASSNFLLDIAPLVLTAMILMVQFFIFKDFTPHIPLACGILITALFMAARGRSWDGMESRFLRVIKVGLPAIIILMGVGMLVGAWIIAGTVPTILYYGFDVFSPSSFLVSVCIICAVISIATGTSWGTIGTVGLALMGIGTGLGLPAELTGGAIVSGAFFGDKMSPLSDTTNLTPASAGIDLWEHIKGLLPTTVPALIIALGLYAWIGAGYGSDSVDMSSIEQMQQTLAENYTISLWTLLPALVVIGAAVMQFAAIPTVLIGVLVASLIAFFMQGAGVHEIFVVLQDGFVSETGVEVVDQLLTKGGVMSMTWVVTLTIFALAFVGSLEHYGTLKAIMVKLNKIIKTRFGLVGSTYGVVIGVGTIIGDVYTTLVLPGRLLKDKYKQMGFKRTTLTRSIEDCGTLLSPLIPWNMGGSFVAATLGAATLTYAPYAFVCWISPLIGLLWLILNKFIPREEPQKVEAMENLLHPDAR, encoded by the coding sequence ATGATCAAAAAAAAGCCCTACGATCCTGAGGTAAAGGGCTATAGAGCCTCATCCAACTTTCTATTAGATATTGCCCCTCTGGTACTGACTGCCATGATACTCATGGTGCAGTTCTTCATCTTCAAAGACTTTACCCCTCATATTCCACTTGCTTGTGGTATTTTGATCACAGCACTATTCATGGCTGCGCGTGGTCGTAGCTGGGATGGTATGGAGTCTCGATTTTTAAGAGTCATTAAGGTCGGCCTGCCAGCGATTATCATCCTTATGGGGGTGGGTATGCTCGTCGGTGCATGGATTATTGCGGGCACCGTACCGACTATTTTATATTATGGGTTTGATGTTTTTAGCCCTTCCTCCTTTTTGGTCTCTGTTTGTATTATTTGTGCCGTTATCTCGATAGCAACCGGTACCTCTTGGGGTACAATCGGTACAGTTGGTCTGGCTCTTATGGGTATTGGTACCGGTTTGGGTCTGCCTGCGGAGCTTACTGGCGGCGCTATCGTCTCGGGTGCATTCTTTGGTGATAAGATGTCACCACTGTCTGATACCACAAATTTAACGCCAGCATCGGCAGGTATCGATCTGTGGGAACATATCAAAGGGTTATTACCAACGACTGTGCCTGCATTAATTATTGCATTGGGTTTATATGCTTGGATTGGTGCTGGTTATGGTTCAGATTCGGTGGATATGTCATCGATTGAACAAATGCAGCAAACATTAGCAGAAAACTACACCATTAGTCTTTGGACACTGCTGCCAGCCTTGGTTGTCATCGGTGCGGCGGTGATGCAATTTGCAGCGATTCCAACCGTATTAATCGGTGTTTTAGTCGCCTCTTTGATTGCGTTTTTTATGCAAGGGGCAGGCGTTCATGAGATTTTTGTAGTGCTACAAGATGGCTTTGTCAGTGAAACAGGCGTTGAGGTAGTCGATCAGCTCTTGACCAAAGGCGGCGTGATGTCGATGACGTGGGTGGTGACATTGACTATTTTTGCACTGGCTTTTGTCGGCTCACTTGAGCATTATGGAACGCTTAAAGCCATTATGGTGAAGCTTAACAAAATCATCAAAACCCGCTTTGGCTTGGTTGGCTCAACCTATGGTGTGGTTATTGGCGTCGGTACTATTATTGGTGATGTCTACACAACCTTGGTGTTACCAGGGCGTCTATTAAAAGACAAATACAAGCAGATGGGCTTTAAACGTACCACTTTAACGCGCTCAATTGAGGACTGTGGTACGCTTTTGTCCCCGCTTATCCCTTGGAACATGGGCGGTAGCTTTGTTGCAGCGACACTTGGTGCAGCCACTTTAACTTATGCACCGTATGCGTTTGTTTGCTGGATTTCTCCACTTATTGGTCTGCTGTGGCTGATATTAAATAAATTTATCCCTCGTGAAGAGCCACAAAAGGTAGAAGCAATGGAGAACTTATTACATCCAGATGCGCGTTAA
- a CDS encoding glutathione S-transferase family protein produces MGLLVEGKWQNQWYDTEATGGRFQRDISRFRSWVTVDGSAGPSGIEGFKAEPNRYHLYVSLACPWAHRTLIYRKLKGLEDMISVSAVHPLMHEHGWTFNEGEGVIPDPIFNADYMHQIYTKAKSDYTGRVTVPVLWDKKNNTIVSNESSEIIRMFNSAFDEVGANKDVNFLPEALRSEIDELNDYIYPNINNGVYKSGFATTQEAYEEAVVDLFKALDTIEARLEKNRYLTGDTITEADWRLFTTLVRFDPVYVGHFKCNIKRIVDYPNLWGYLRDLYQVPGVADTVNMDHIKTHYYGSHDTINPTLIVPVGPEIDFMTPHGREKLSA; encoded by the coding sequence ATGGGATTATTAGTAGAAGGTAAATGGCAAAATCAATGGTATGACACCGAAGCAACAGGCGGCCGCTTCCAAAGAGACATTTCAAGATTTAGAAGCTGGGTAACCGTAGACGGCAGTGCCGGACCAAGTGGTATTGAGGGCTTTAAAGCTGAACCTAACCGTTATCATCTATATGTCTCACTGGCGTGTCCTTGGGCGCATCGCACTCTAATTTATCGTAAGCTAAAAGGCTTAGAGGACATGATTTCAGTCTCTGCGGTGCATCCTTTAATGCATGAGCACGGCTGGACCTTCAATGAGGGTGAAGGCGTTATCCCAGACCCAATCTTTAATGCAGATTACATGCATCAAATCTATACCAAAGCCAAATCAGATTATACAGGCCGCGTGACCGTACCTGTGCTTTGGGATAAAAAGAACAACACCATTGTGAGCAACGAATCCTCTGAAATCATTCGCATGTTTAACTCAGCCTTTGATGAAGTGGGCGCAAACAAAGACGTGAACTTCTTACCAGAGGCGCTGCGTAGCGAGATTGATGAGTTAAACGACTACATCTATCCAAACATCAATAATGGTGTTTATAAATCAGGCTTTGCTACCACTCAAGAGGCCTATGAAGAAGCGGTTGTTGATTTATTTAAGGCCTTAGATACCATTGAGGCTCGACTTGAAAAAAATCGTTATCTGACTGGTGACACCATCACAGAAGCTGATTGGCGCTTATTCACAACCTTAGTGCGCTTTGACCCTGTGTATGTCGGTCACTTTAAATGCAACATCAAACGTATCGTAGATTATCCAAACCTTTGGGGCTACTTACGTGACCTGTATCAAGTGCCTGGCGTTGCCGACACTGTGAACATGGACCATATCAAGACCCACTATTATGGTAGCCATGACACCATTAACCCAACCTTAATCGTACCGGTTGGCCCAGAGATTGACTTTATGACGCCGCATGGCCGTGAAAAACTATCTGCCTAA
- the potA gene encoding spermidine/putrescine ABC transporter ATP-binding protein PotA, with translation MSLNETSALASANATEKKSLLQIRGLNKAYDDTQILKSIDLDIYDGEFLTLLGPSGCGKTTLLRLIGGFEMPDTGSMQLDGVDITHLPAEKRPINTVFQQYALFPHMNVYDNIAYGLKLKKVPKAEIDTRVKEALKMVQLEHTINRRPQDLSGGQQQRIAIARAVVNRPKMLLLDEPLSALDAKMRVQMQSELKRLQRELGITFVFVTHDQEEALSMSDRIAVMKAGEFQQIDSPIRIYETPANLFTANFIGETNLFKARVLEVADKHIKVEVTEQKEGFHPIRELPRPKFAVQVGQSINLLLRPEDIRVYYLNEGHEGLVGHVIDSAYKGSTLDSVIRLQNGNVVKASEYFNEDDPNFNYKLGQEVRVDWVDGWEWILPDE, from the coding sequence ATGTCGCTTAATGAAACTTCGGCACTGGCTTCAGCCAACGCCACCGAAAAAAAGTCGCTGCTACAGATTCGTGGGCTAAACAAAGCCTATGATGATACTCAGATTCTAAAAAGTATCGACTTAGATATTTATGATGGCGAGTTTTTAACTTTGCTGGGGCCTTCAGGCTGTGGTAAGACCACACTACTGCGCCTCATAGGCGGCTTTGAAATGCCGGATACGGGCTCTATGCAGTTAGATGGGGTCGATATCACCCATCTACCCGCTGAAAAACGCCCAATTAATACCGTGTTTCAGCAGTATGCACTATTTCCGCATATGAATGTGTATGACAATATCGCGTATGGTTTGAAGCTTAAAAAAGTGCCCAAAGCTGAGATTGATACTCGGGTAAAAGAGGCGCTAAAAATGGTACAGCTTGAGCATACCATAAATCGTCGCCCACAAGACTTATCAGGGGGGCAGCAGCAGCGTATTGCAATTGCGCGTGCGGTGGTTAACCGTCCTAAAATGCTACTGCTTGATGAGCCTTTGTCTGCGCTTGATGCTAAGATGCGGGTGCAGATGCAATCTGAGCTTAAGCGCTTGCAGCGAGAGCTTGGTATTACCTTCGTATTCGTAACTCACGACCAAGAAGAAGCCTTATCGATGTCTGATCGTATTGCGGTAATGAAAGCTGGCGAGTTTCAACAGATTGATTCACCCATTCGTATTTATGAAACCCCAGCTAACTTATTTACTGCCAACTTTATCGGTGAGACCAACTTATTTAAAGCCCGTGTGCTAGAGGTGGCTGATAAACACATAAAAGTAGAGGTCACTGAGCAAAAAGAGGGCTTTCATCCGATACGTGAGTTGCCGCGTCCAAAATTTGCGGTGCAAGTGGGACAAAGCATTAACCTATTGCTACGCCCAGAGGATATTCGCGTTTATTACCTCAATGAAGGTCATGAAGGTTTGGTCGGGCACGTGATCGATAGTGCTTATAAAGGCAGTACCTTAGACTCTGTGATTCGTCTGCAAAATGGCAATGTGGTTAAGGCTTCTGAGTATTTCAACGAAGATGATCCCAATTTTAACTATAAATTGGGCCAAGAGGTGCGTGTAGACTGGGTTGATGGCTGGGAGTGGATTTTACCTGATGAATAA
- the potB gene encoding spermidine/putrescine ABC transporter permease PotB: MNKSTLSNAISHSKNNGRLFQRVTLFVIWAWLVIFALLPNILVVLASFLTRDEDKFLAMPLTVENYLRFIDPLYVKVFLHSLSMAAITTLICLLLGYPFAWLISRVSKKWQSFLMLLLIIPFWTNSLVRLYAVKLILAANGLLSSALIGAGLINEPLQILYTQKAVIGGLVYLLFPFMVLPLYAVFTDLRDDIVLASKDLGANKFQTFWHIILPLTTPGIISGVLLVLLPAMGMFYVADILGGSRNLLVGNIIKSQFLDARDWPFGAAASVLLTLTMAILIAAYYASSKRIGKTDHNEVA, translated from the coding sequence ATGAATAAATCAACATTATCTAATGCCATTAGTCACAGCAAAAATAATGGCCGCCTATTTCAGCGGGTCACCTTATTTGTAATTTGGGCCTGGCTGGTTATTTTTGCATTATTGCCCAATATATTGGTGGTACTAGCAAGCTTTTTAACCCGCGATGAAGATAAGTTCTTGGCAATGCCATTAACGGTTGAGAACTACTTACGCTTCATCGACCCATTGTACGTCAAAGTTTTTTTGCATTCGTTAAGTATGGCGGCCATTACCACCTTGATTTGTCTGCTGTTAGGCTATCCTTTTGCATGGCTGATTAGCCGAGTATCAAAAAAATGGCAGTCGTTTTTAATGCTATTGTTAATTATTCCATTTTGGACCAACTCACTGGTGCGCTTGTATGCTGTAAAGCTGATTTTGGCGGCCAACGGGCTGTTAAGCTCAGCACTGATTGGAGCTGGGCTGATTAACGAGCCACTACAGATTTTATATACCCAAAAGGCGGTCATCGGCGGACTGGTGTATCTGTTATTTCCATTTATGGTATTGCCGCTGTATGCAGTATTTACCGATTTGCGAGACGACATTGTACTGGCTTCAAAGGACTTGGGCGCCAATAAGTTTCAAACCTTTTGGCACATTATATTGCCATTGACCACGCCCGGTATTATCTCAGGGGTGCTGCTGGTATTACTGCCGGCGATGGGGATGTTCTATGTGGCTGATATCTTAGGCGGTTCACGTAACTTGTTGGTGGGTAATATTATTAAGTCGCAGTTTTTGGATGCACGCGACTGGCCGTTTGGCGCTGCAGCGAGTGTGCTGTTGACCTTAACGATGGCAATATTGATTGCCGCTTATTACGCCAGCAGCAAACGCATTGGCAAAACTGATCATAATGAAGTGGCATAG
- the potC gene encoding spermidine/putrescine ABC transporter permease PotC, with protein MSSSMKWLSRLYLTLMYLIMFAPIMVMVVFSFNASKIGYHWGGFSLHWYHELFSNEAMIQAAINSVLLAVVAATVTTVIGGLTALSFQRYDFKGKSVLQSLLFVLMMSPEIVLAISLLALFLIIGIELGFITLLLAHITFCLPFVVITVSARLSSMDNSVLEAARDLGASEFTMIRTVLLPIILPAVLAGWVLAFTLSLDDVVVSTFNTGANFEILPLQIYSMVRVGVKPEVNAVGTLLLAISLVGLVISQLLLLKKR; from the coding sequence ATGAGTAGTTCAATGAAGTGGCTGTCTCGCCTCTATTTAACCCTAATGTATTTGATTATGTTTGCGCCAATTATGGTCATGGTGGTGTTCTCATTTAACGCCTCCAAGATTGGTTATCACTGGGGCGGCTTTAGTTTACATTGGTATCATGAGTTGTTTAGCAATGAGGCTATGATTCAAGCGGCCATTAATTCAGTGTTGTTGGCAGTGGTTGCGGCGACGGTTACCACAGTGATTGGCGGGCTTACCGCATTGTCTTTTCAGCGCTATGACTTTAAGGGTAAAAGCGTACTGCAAAGCTTATTGTTTGTGCTGATGATGTCGCCTGAGATTGTGCTGGCCATCTCGCTATTGGCACTGTTTTTAATCATAGGTATTGAGCTGGGCTTTATAACCTTGTTATTAGCGCACATTACCTTTTGTCTGCCTTTTGTGGTGATTACCGTATCAGCCCGATTATCGAGTATGGACAATAGTGTATTGGAAGCCGCCCGTGACTTGGGTGCCAGTGAATTTACGATGATTCGTACGGTACTGTTGCCCATTATCCTGCCTGCGGTATTGGCCGGCTGGGTATTGGCCTTTACTTTATCGCTGGATGATGTGGTGGTGTCTACCTTCAATACCGGTGCCAACTTTGAGATTTTACCGCTACAAATTTATTCTATGGTGCGGGTCGGGGTGAAGCCTGAGGTCAATGCGGTGGGTACCTTATTATTGGCCATTTCACTGGTGGGCTTGGTCATCTCTCAATTACTACTTCTTAAAAAACGTTAA
- a CDS encoding extracellular solute-binding protein encodes MANNNLFSRRRFLGMTGAGLVGLSGLGLAGCQRSNTDTDTADLANTARGNVVKVYNWTEYISDSVLKGFTQETGIEVIYSTFDSNEAMYAKLKLMNGSGDYDVIFPGTDFVDKMRKESMLEVIDHNKLSNFGNLSPTFLDASFDPQNKFSVPYLWGSSGIAVNKSRIDINSITSWNDLWRPEFEGRVMLMNDLRDVFTMGLLTLGYPATTHDPKHIEAAYQKLSKLMPNVRTFNSDAPRMPFMEGETYLGLAWNGEVIMAQDQGMPELDFVYPKEGVIMWMDNMSIPKNAKNRENAYAFIDYLLRPDNAAIISEEIGYGSPNESAKKLMPADIANNQIIYPPDDLLGHALFREDVGDTTMALYQKYWDRLKVDM; translated from the coding sequence ATGGCTAATAACAACTTATTCTCACGCCGACGTTTTTTGGGAATGACAGGTGCAGGTTTGGTTGGCTTATCGGGACTGGGTCTAGCCGGCTGTCAGCGCTCTAATACCGACACTGATACCGCCGATTTGGCCAATACCGCGCGTGGTAACGTGGTCAAGGTCTATAACTGGACCGAGTACATTTCAGACAGTGTGCTAAAAGGCTTTACTCAAGAGACGGGCATCGAGGTCATTTATAGTACCTTTGACTCCAATGAGGCCATGTATGCTAAGCTAAAATTGATGAATGGCAGCGGCGATTATGATGTGATATTTCCAGGTACAGACTTTGTCGATAAGATGCGCAAAGAGAGTATGCTTGAGGTCATAGATCATAATAAGCTCAGTAATTTTGGTAATTTAAGTCCTACCTTCTTAGATGCCTCGTTTGACCCACAAAACAAATTTAGTGTGCCTTATCTGTGGGGTTCATCTGGGATTGCAGTCAATAAATCCCGTATTGATATTAACAGTATCACCTCTTGGAATGACTTATGGCGTCCTGAATTTGAGGGCCGGGTGATGCTAATGAATGATTTGCGTGATGTGTTTACCATGGGGCTATTAACCTTAGGTTATCCCGCCACCACTCATGACCCTAAGCACATTGAAGCGGCATACCAAAAGCTGTCAAAGCTTATGCCCAACGTGCGCACCTTTAACTCAGATGCACCGCGTATGCCGTTTATGGAAGGGGAGACGTATCTGGGGCTTGCCTGGAATGGTGAGGTGATTATGGCGCAAGATCAGGGCATGCCTGAGCTTGATTTTGTGTATCCCAAAGAAGGGGTGATTATGTGGATGGATAACATGTCCATTCCCAAAAATGCCAAAAACCGCGAAAATGCCTACGCCTTTATCGACTATCTACTGCGCCCAGATAATGCCGCCATTATTAGTGAAGAGATCGGTTACGGCTCACCTAATGAGAGCGCCAAGAAGCTGATGCCTGCAGATATTGCCAATAACCAAATTATCTATCCTCCCGATGACTTACTTGGTCACGCTTTGTTCCGAGAAGATGTTGGCGATACCACCATGGCCTTGTATCAAAAATATTGGGACCGACTCAAGGTCGATATGTAG
- a CDS encoding DUF1345 domain-containing protein produces the protein MNALSHLLNHHWRLLVSLLIGALMGGVVHLTWHVSLSAALIIGWDITVLSFIASIIVMMRHDTLHKHLSSTRQSTFFILSLITVSSFICVYAIARQTQLAETYKDITLVLSLILTIATIFIAWLMIQVVFALQYAYLYFSEQQKGQRLPLAFPEMSLDIDKSTPSTSEPPKYVDFFYCAVAIGTSGQTADVTFTSLKGRKLAILHSIIAFAFNLSIIALLINIIAAYL, from the coding sequence ATGAACGCTTTATCCCATCTGCTTAATCACCATTGGCGCTTATTAGTCAGCTTACTAATAGGTGCCCTGATGGGTGGCGTGGTCCACCTAACGTGGCACGTCTCATTGAGTGCGGCATTGATTATCGGTTGGGATATCACCGTGCTATCATTTATTGCCAGTATTATTGTGATGATGAGACATGATACCCTGCATAAGCATTTAAGCAGTACTCGGCAAAGCACCTTTTTTATTTTATCTTTAATCACAGTCTCAAGCTTCATCTGTGTCTATGCCATCGCTCGGCAAACTCAGTTGGCTGAGACTTATAAAGATATCACATTAGTACTGAGCCTGATTTTGACCATAGCCACTATTTTTATTGCCTGGTTGATGATTCAAGTGGTATTTGCGCTGCAGTATGCTTATTTGTATTTTTCTGAACAACAAAAAGGCCAACGCTTGCCGCTGGCCTTTCCTGAAATGAGCTTGGATATAGATAAAAGTACACCCAGTACCAGCGAGCCACCTAAATATGTCGATTTTTTTTACTGTGCTGTGGCAATAGGCACCTCTGGGCAAACGGCAGATGTTACGTTTACTTCCCTTAAAGGCCGCAAATTGGCCATATTACACTCAATTATTGCCTTTGCTTTTAACCTTAGCATTATTGCGTTACTGATTAATATCATTGCCGCCTATTTATAA
- a CDS encoding 3'-5' exonuclease, whose product MTTYILDTETTGLVDPHMTEAAYSIIAINNAKIEVIQAPRSKRFNPLKPISLGSMATSHICDEDVAHEPPHTEFRLPNSVEYLVGHNIDYDMAVLKNAGVTHTPKLICTKAMSSYLLPILESHKLVSLLYHFHRQVAREQAKHAHAAIYDIYFTQLVLGSLIELANSQGHNITDVESLYQFSEMARIPTHLSFGKYKGQAITELAASSDGAGYLKWLMGQDSIDPYLAEACQQALNS is encoded by the coding sequence ATGACCACTTATATTTTAGACACCGAAACCACAGGGCTGGTAGATCCACATATGACGGAAGCGGCCTATAGCATTATTGCCATTAATAATGCAAAAATCGAGGTTATCCAAGCCCCCCGATCCAAGCGCTTCAATCCACTAAAGCCGATAAGCTTAGGCTCTATGGCGACCTCACACATTTGTGATGAGGATGTGGCTCATGAACCGCCACACACAGAGTTTCGTTTGCCAAACAGCGTCGAATACCTAGTCGGTCATAACATAGACTATGATATGGCGGTACTAAAAAATGCCGGCGTCACCCACACGCCCAAGCTCATTTGTACCAAGGCGATGTCAAGCTATCTACTGCCGATTCTTGAGAGTCATAAACTGGTATCACTGCTGTATCACTTTCACCGTCAAGTGGCACGCGAGCAGGCCAAGCACGCGCACGCTGCTATTTATGACATCTATTTTACCCAGCTAGTACTTGGCAGCTTAATTGAGCTTGCCAATAGCCAAGGTCATAACATTACAGATGTTGAAAGCTTGTATCAATTCAGCGAAATGGCGCGCATCCCTACTCACTTAAGCTTTGGTAAATATAAAGGCCAAGCCATTACTGAGTTAGCCGCAAGCTCTGATGGCGCAGGTTATCTAAAATGGCTTATGGGTCAAGACAGCATAGACCCTTATTTGGCTGAGGCTTGCCAGCAGGCACTCAACTCTTAA
- a CDS encoding multidrug resistance efflux transporter family protein, with product MVKLILLGLLAGAFFSSTFVINELMSSVGGHWFWSASLRYVFMLLLVSAIIIAQHGMGRLKQLTELFLRNPMFWCITGGIGFGIFYAGICYAADHVSGWVVAATFMFTVVSSLFILMAFGQRFEKKIFVYAFLIFLGVVLVNLSEGLNADTQNQAPLFDILVYGALPALIAAFSYPLGNQLVWQASSNAKLSSAFYADMAAEELLVDTGTGTGAHNNAKTHPVTDSQVTRYLTAKIPSFDTLLLQSSFNKIWLMTLGSLPFWLILAVIIQPPLPAASQVFNTFLVALLAGVVATGLFLYAREEAKTSSEVAGVDATQASEVIFALIGGMFLLNNDLPSALGLVGVAIIILGLVLFAKNN from the coding sequence GTGGTAAAACTGATATTATTGGGACTTTTAGCAGGGGCATTTTTTAGCTCAACCTTTGTCATCAATGAGCTGATGAGTAGTGTTGGTGGACATTGGTTTTGGTCTGCCAGTTTACGCTATGTGTTTATGCTGCTGCTGGTCTCGGCCATTATTATCGCTCAGCACGGCATGGGACGCCTTAAACAGCTAACTGAGCTGTTTCTGAGAAATCCTATGTTTTGGTGCATCACAGGTGGTATTGGCTTTGGTATATTTTATGCCGGCATCTGTTATGCCGCTGATCACGTCAGTGGTTGGGTGGTCGCAGCCACCTTTATGTTTACTGTGGTGAGCAGTTTATTTATCTTAATGGCATTTGGTCAGCGCTTTGAGAAAAAGATATTTGTGTACGCTTTTTTAATCTTTTTAGGGGTGGTGTTAGTTAATTTAAGCGAAGGCCTAAATGCCGATACTCAAAACCAAGCACCCTTGTTTGACATCTTAGTGTATGGTGCCCTGCCAGCACTCATCGCCGCATTTAGCTACCCGCTTGGTAATCAGCTGGTATGGCAAGCTTCCTCCAATGCTAAGCTGTCCTCTGCTTTTTATGCAGATATGGCAGCAGAGGAGCTATTAGTAGATACTGGCACTGGCACTGGTGCTCATAATAATGCGAAGACGCACCCTGTCACGGATAGCCAGGTCACTCGTTATCTTACTGCTAAAATCCCCTCATTTGATACCTTACTGCTGCAAAGCTCATTTAATAAAATATGGCTAATGACGCTCGGTAGCCTACCCTTTTGGCTGATTCTGGCAGTGATCATACAGCCCCCTTTACCTGCCGCTTCTCAGGTTTTTAATACTTTTTTGGTGGCATTATTGGCAGGTGTGGTAGCCACAGGACTATTTTTGTATGCCCGTGAAGAGGCCAAAACATCCAGTGAAGTGGCCGGCGTGGATGCCACTCAAGCCAGCGAGGTTATCTTTGCGTTAATTGGCGGTATGTTTTTATTAAACAATGATCTACCTTCTGCGCTTGGCTTAGTGGGCGTGGCAATCATTATCTTAGGCCTGGTGTTATTTGCCAAAAACAACTGA
- a CDS encoding nuclear transport factor 2 family protein: MEQQISELEQQRFNYLLNKQYDEFAALCDADLRYVHSSGAMDDLSSYLQKLKSGFYEYQQLDYDINQVIDMQDYVMVTGDFYAQVLVDGQPISLKNRALCIWKKRGDEFKFFMYQGTPFTK; this comes from the coding sequence ATGGAACAACAAATTAGCGAGCTTGAACAACAGCGTTTTAACTATTTACTAAATAAACAGTATGATGAGTTTGCTGCACTGTGTGATGCCGATTTACGCTATGTGCACAGTAGTGGTGCGATGGATGACTTGTCTTCGTATTTACAAAAACTTAAGTCTGGGTTCTATGAGTATCAACAGCTTGACTATGATATCAATCAGGTCATCGATATGCAGGATTATGTTATGGTTACCGGTGACTTTTATGCGCAGGTCTTAGTTGATGGCCAGCCTATCTCTTTGAAAAACCGCGCCCTCTGTATTTGGAAAAAGCGGGGTGATGAGTTTAAGTTTTTTATGTATCAGGGTACACCTTTTACTAAGTGA
- a CDS encoding bestrophin family protein, with the protein MLVLQKPNAFKILFTLRGSIIPHIYTQVLFIILISTIISAVQHWIPSSFSSYSAAPFTLMGIALSLFLGFRNNASYQRWWEARTLWGQLVYESRSFTRQVMSFIDDTQPGAQQAQHTMVNLTIAFTHALRHRLRKSSPWADVERFVAPEYHAGMREAGNLPEYLLRLLGQQLGACRRDNLTSDLMIQNMDDRLTSLTVVLSACERIDKTPLPLAYTLLVHRTTYLYCFMLPFGLATSLGWVTPFVCGVIAYTFFGLDALNEEITDPFGEAANQLPLTTLSRTIERNLLEALGEDNLPPELLPENGYLP; encoded by the coding sequence ATGCTCGTTTTGCAAAAACCCAATGCATTTAAGATACTGTTTACGCTACGTGGTTCCATTATTCCTCATATTTATACTCAAGTACTGTTTATCATTTTAATCAGTACCATAATCTCCGCAGTTCAACACTGGATTCCAAGCTCGTTTTCTTCTTATAGTGCCGCGCCTTTTACCCTTATGGGGATAGCTTTGTCCTTGTTTTTGGGATTTCGCAACAATGCCAGTTATCAGCGTTGGTGGGAGGCTCGAACCTTGTGGGGCCAGCTGGTATATGAGTCGCGCAGCTTTACCCGTCAAGTGATGTCTTTTATCGATGACACACAACCAGGCGCTCAACAGGCGCAGCATACGATGGTGAATCTGACCATAGCTTTCACACATGCGCTGCGTCATAGGCTGCGTAAGAGCTCACCTTGGGCGGATGTTGAGAGGTTTGTGGCACCTGAGTATCACGCTGGTATGCGTGAAGCTGGCAATTTACCTGAGTATTTATTGAGATTACTGGGCCAACAGCTGGGCGCTTGCCGGCGAGACAACCTCACCTCAGATCTTATGATCCAAAACATGGATGATAGACTGACCTCATTAACTGTGGTGCTATCAGCCTGTGAGCGTATTGATAAGACGCCTCTGCCACTTGCCTATACGTTACTGGTGCATCGAACCACCTATCTGTACTGCTTCATGTTGCCTTTCGGGCTGGCCACCTCGCTAGGCTGGGTGACGCCCTTTGTCTGTGGTGTGATTGCCTATACCTTTTTTGGTTTAGATGCGCTCAATGAAGAAATAACAGACCCCTTTGGCGAAGCGGCCAATCAACTGCCTTTAACCACTTTATCACGCACCATTGAGCGAAATTTGCTTGAAGCACTGGGCGAGGATAATCTTCCCCCTGAACTGCTGCCTGAGAATGGTTACCTGCCTTAA